A window of Castanea sativa cultivar Marrone di Chiusa Pesio chromosome 1, ASM4071231v1 contains these coding sequences:
- the LOC142613984 gene encoding putative sucrose-phosphate synthase 1 isoform X2, which produces MCWRIWNLARQKKQLEGEEVQRMAKRRLERERGRREAVADMSEDLSEGEKGDVVSDLSTHGESNRGRLPRISSMDAMETWTNQQKGKKLYIVLISLHGLIRGENMELGRDSDTGGQVKYVVELARALGAMPGVYRVDLLTRQVSSPEVDWSYGEPTEMLTPRNSEGFMDDLGESSGSYIIRIPFGPKDKYIPKELLWPYIPEFVDGALNHIIQMSKVLGEQIGGAQPIWPVAIHGHYADAGDSAALLSGALNVPMLFTGHSLGRDKLEQLLKQGRQTRDEINTTYKIMRRIEAEELSLDSSEIVITSTRQEIEEQWRLYDGFDPVLERKLRARIRRNVSCYGRFMPRMLVIPPGMEFNHIIPQDGDLEGETEGNEEHSASPDPHIWSEIMRFFSNPRKPMILALARPDPKKNITTLVKAFGECRALRELANLTLIMGNRDGIDEMSGTNSSVLLSVLKLIDKYDLYGQVAYPKHHKQSDVPDIYRLAAKTKGVFINPAFIEPFGLTLLEATAYGLPMVATKNGGPVDIHRVLDNGLLIDPHDQQSIADALLKLVADKQLWARCRQNGLKNIHLFSWPEHCKTYLSRIASCKPRHPQWQRNDDGDESENESPGDSLRDIQDISLNLRFSLDGEKSGASGNDNSLDSEGNAVDRKSKLENAVLNWSKGISKDARRAGSTEKADHAGKFPALRRRKHLFVIAVDCDTDTGLLETTRKILEVAEKERSEGSVGFILSTSLTISEIHSFLVSGGLSPHDFDAFICNSGSDLYYSSLNPDDGPFVSDFYYHSHIEYRWGGEGLRKTMVRWASSITDKKAENGEQLVTPAEQLSTNYCYAFKVQKPGMVPPVKELRKLLRIQALRCHVVYCQNGTRLNVIPVLASRFQALRYLYIRWGVELSKMVVFVGECGDTDYEGLLGGLHASVILKGVCSSATNLLHANRTYPLSDVLPSESPNIVQTNEESGSDDIRASLEKLGFLKG; this is translated from the exons ATGTGTTGGAGGATTTGGAACTTGGCTCGCCAGAAAAAGCag ctTGAGGGAGAAGAAGTCCAAAGGATGGCTAAACGTCGCCTTGAGCGCGAAAGAGGCCGCAGAGAAGCAGTTGCTGATATGTCTGAAGACTTATCAGAGGGAGAGAAAGGAGATGTTGTCAGTGACTTATCAACTCATGGTGAAAGCAACAGAGGTAGATTGCCAAGAATCAGCTCTATGGATGCAATGGAGACATGGACTAATCAACAGAAGGGGAAAAAGCTATACATAGTATTAATAAG CCTTCACGGTCTTATCCGGGGTGAAAATATGGAGCTTGGTCGTGATTCTGATACAGGTGGTCAG GTTAAGTATGTTGTGGAACTTGCAAGGGCCTTGGGCGCAATGCCTGGGGTGTATCGGGTTGATTTGTTGACAAGACAAGTATCTTCCCCAGAAGTAGATTGGAGTTATGGTGAACCCACAGAGATGCTGACACCAAGAAACTCAGAAGGTTTCATGGATGACTTGGGGGAGAGCAGTGGTTCCTATATTATTCGGATTCCATTTGGCCCGAAAGATAAGTACATTCCCAAAGAACTTCTGTGGCCTTATATCCCTGAATTTGTTGATGGTGCACTTAATCACATAATACAGATGTCCAAAGTTTTGGGTGAGCAAATAGGTGGTGCGCAGCCAATCTGGCCTGTTGCCATCCATGGGCATTATGCAGATGCAGGTGACTCTGCTGCTCTTCTGTCTGGTGCTTTAAATGTACCAATGCTTTTTACTGGCCACTCACTTGGTCGAGACAAGTTAGAACAACTTTTAAAGCAAGGCCGCCAAACTAGGGATGAAATAAATACGACATACAAAATTATGCGTCGGATAGAGGCTGAGGAATTATCTCTTGATTCTTCTGAAATTGTCATAACTAGCACCAGACAAGAAATAGAGGAGCAATGGCGTTTGTATGATGGGTTTGATCCAGTTCTGGAGCGTAAACTACGAGCAAGGATCAGGCGTAATGTGAGCTGTTATGGCAGGTTCATGCCTCGCATGTTG GTAATTCCTCCTGGAATGGAGTTTAATCATATTATTCCACAAGATGGTGATTTGGAAGGTGAAACAGAAGGAAATGAAGAACATTCTGCTTCTCCAGACCCACATATCTGGTCCGAG ATAATGCGCTTCTTTTCCAACCCTCGCAAGCCCATGATACTGGCTCTTGCTAGACCAGATCCCAAAAAGAACATCACGACTTTAGTCAAAGCATTTGGAGAATGCCGTGCACTAAGAGAGCTTGCTAACCTT ACACTAATTATGGGTAATCGAGATGGAATTGACGAAATGTCAGGCACAAATTCTTCTGTTCTCCTCTCAGTGCTTAAGCTTATTGACAAATATGATCTCTATGGGCAAGTTGCATATCCCAAACACCACAAACAGTCTGATGTTCCTGACATATATCGTCTAGCAGCAAAGACAAAG GGGGTTTTCATTAATCCAGCTTTCATCGAGCCATTTGGGCTTACTCTACTTGAG GCAACAGCTTATGGTTTGCCTATGGTTGCGACAAAAAATGGAGGTCCTGTTGATATACATCGG GTACTTGATAATGGTCTTCTCATTGATCCCCATGATCAGCAGTCCATTGCAGATGCTCTTCTAAAGCTTGTTGCGGATAAGCAGCTTTGGGCAAGATGTCGACAGAATGGGTTAAAGAATATTCACCTATTTTCATGGCCAGAGCATTGCAAGACTTACCTATCTCGAATAGCCAGTTGCAAACCAAGGCATCCACAGTGGCAGAGAAATGATGATGGAGATGAATCAGAAAATGAGTCTCCAGGAGATTCCTTGAGAGATATACAGGATATATCTTTGAACCTAAGATTTTCATTGGATGGAGAAAAGAGTGGAGCTAGTGGAAATGATAATTCCTTAGATTCCGAAGGTAATGCTGTTGATAGAAAGAGTAAATTAGAGAATGCTGTTTTGAATTGGTCAAAGGGCATTTCAAAGGATGCACGAAGGGCTGGGTCCACAGAGAAAGCAGATCACGCTGGTAAATTTCCAGCATTGAGGAGGAGAAAACATCTCTTTGTCATTGCTGTGGATTGTGATACTGATACAGGTCTACTTGAAACCACCAGAAAGATTTTGGAAGTTGCAGAAAAGGAAAGGAGTGAAGGATCTGTGGGGTTCATATTGTCTACATCCTTGACCATATCTGAGATACACTCTTTTCTGGTTTCAGGGGGATTGAGCCCTCATGATTTTGATGCTTTTATTTGCAACAGTGGCAGTGATCTCTACTATTCATCTCTTAATCCAGATGATGGGCCCTTTGTGTCTGACTTTTACTACCACTCACATATTGAATACCGTTGGGGTGGAGAGGGCTTGAGGAAGACTATGGTTCGTTGGGCATCTTCAATTACTGATAAGAAGGCTGAGAATGGGGAACAGCTTGTTACTCCAGCTGAACAACTCTCAACCAACTACTGTTATGCTTTTAAAGTGCAAAAGCCAGGAATG GTACCCCCTGTTAAAGAGCTTAGGAAATTGCTCAGAATTCAGGCTCTGCGTTGCCATGTAGTTTATTGTCAAAATGGAACCAGGCTTAATGTAATTCCAGTGCTGGCATCTCGTTTTCAAGCCCTACG GTATTTGTATATTCGTTGGGGTGTGGAGTTGTCGAAGATGGTTGTTTTTGTTGGAGAATGTGGTGACACAGATTACGAAGGATTGCTTGGTGGACTGCATGCAAGCGTAATATTAAAGGGTGTTTGTAGCAGTGCCACCAATCTACTTCATGCTAACAGAACGTACCCACTTTCGGATGTCTTGCCATCTGAAAGCCCCAACATTGTTCAGACAAATGAAGAGTCTGGTAGTGATGATATCCGGGCTTCCTTGGAGAAATTAGGATT
- the LOC142613984 gene encoding putative sucrose-phosphate synthase 1 isoform X1, producing MAGNDWINSYLEAILDVGPALDDVKSSLLLRERGHFSPTRYFVEEVITGFDETDLHRSWVKASATRSPQERNTRLENMCWRIWNLARQKKQLEGEEVQRMAKRRLERERGRREAVADMSEDLSEGEKGDVVSDLSTHGESNRGRLPRISSMDAMETWTNQQKGKKLYIVLISLHGLIRGENMELGRDSDTGGQVKYVVELARALGAMPGVYRVDLLTRQVSSPEVDWSYGEPTEMLTPRNSEGFMDDLGESSGSYIIRIPFGPKDKYIPKELLWPYIPEFVDGALNHIIQMSKVLGEQIGGAQPIWPVAIHGHYADAGDSAALLSGALNVPMLFTGHSLGRDKLEQLLKQGRQTRDEINTTYKIMRRIEAEELSLDSSEIVITSTRQEIEEQWRLYDGFDPVLERKLRARIRRNVSCYGRFMPRMLVIPPGMEFNHIIPQDGDLEGETEGNEEHSASPDPHIWSEIMRFFSNPRKPMILALARPDPKKNITTLVKAFGECRALRELANLTLIMGNRDGIDEMSGTNSSVLLSVLKLIDKYDLYGQVAYPKHHKQSDVPDIYRLAAKTKGVFINPAFIEPFGLTLLEATAYGLPMVATKNGGPVDIHRVLDNGLLIDPHDQQSIADALLKLVADKQLWARCRQNGLKNIHLFSWPEHCKTYLSRIASCKPRHPQWQRNDDGDESENESPGDSLRDIQDISLNLRFSLDGEKSGASGNDNSLDSEGNAVDRKSKLENAVLNWSKGISKDARRAGSTEKADHAGKFPALRRRKHLFVIAVDCDTDTGLLETTRKILEVAEKERSEGSVGFILSTSLTISEIHSFLVSGGLSPHDFDAFICNSGSDLYYSSLNPDDGPFVSDFYYHSHIEYRWGGEGLRKTMVRWASSITDKKAENGEQLVTPAEQLSTNYCYAFKVQKPGMVPPVKELRKLLRIQALRCHVVYCQNGTRLNVIPVLASRFQALRYLYIRWGVELSKMVVFVGECGDTDYEGLLGGLHASVILKGVCSSATNLLHANRTYPLSDVLPSESPNIVQTNEESGSDDIRASLEKLGFLKG from the exons ATGGCCGGAAATGATTGGATAAACAGCTACTTGGAAGCTATACTGGACGTGGGTCCAGCCTTAGACGATGTAAAGTCGTCTCTTTTGCTCAGAGAGCGAGGCCACTTCAGCCCCACTCGCTATTTCGTTGAGGAAGTCATCACTGGCTTCGATGAGACCGATCTCCACCGTTCCTGGGTTAAG GCTTCAGCGACGAGGAGCCCCCAGGAGAGGAATACGAGGTTGGAGAATATGTGTTGGAGGATTTGGAACTTGGCTCGCCAGAAAAAGCag ctTGAGGGAGAAGAAGTCCAAAGGATGGCTAAACGTCGCCTTGAGCGCGAAAGAGGCCGCAGAGAAGCAGTTGCTGATATGTCTGAAGACTTATCAGAGGGAGAGAAAGGAGATGTTGTCAGTGACTTATCAACTCATGGTGAAAGCAACAGAGGTAGATTGCCAAGAATCAGCTCTATGGATGCAATGGAGACATGGACTAATCAACAGAAGGGGAAAAAGCTATACATAGTATTAATAAG CCTTCACGGTCTTATCCGGGGTGAAAATATGGAGCTTGGTCGTGATTCTGATACAGGTGGTCAG GTTAAGTATGTTGTGGAACTTGCAAGGGCCTTGGGCGCAATGCCTGGGGTGTATCGGGTTGATTTGTTGACAAGACAAGTATCTTCCCCAGAAGTAGATTGGAGTTATGGTGAACCCACAGAGATGCTGACACCAAGAAACTCAGAAGGTTTCATGGATGACTTGGGGGAGAGCAGTGGTTCCTATATTATTCGGATTCCATTTGGCCCGAAAGATAAGTACATTCCCAAAGAACTTCTGTGGCCTTATATCCCTGAATTTGTTGATGGTGCACTTAATCACATAATACAGATGTCCAAAGTTTTGGGTGAGCAAATAGGTGGTGCGCAGCCAATCTGGCCTGTTGCCATCCATGGGCATTATGCAGATGCAGGTGACTCTGCTGCTCTTCTGTCTGGTGCTTTAAATGTACCAATGCTTTTTACTGGCCACTCACTTGGTCGAGACAAGTTAGAACAACTTTTAAAGCAAGGCCGCCAAACTAGGGATGAAATAAATACGACATACAAAATTATGCGTCGGATAGAGGCTGAGGAATTATCTCTTGATTCTTCTGAAATTGTCATAACTAGCACCAGACAAGAAATAGAGGAGCAATGGCGTTTGTATGATGGGTTTGATCCAGTTCTGGAGCGTAAACTACGAGCAAGGATCAGGCGTAATGTGAGCTGTTATGGCAGGTTCATGCCTCGCATGTTG GTAATTCCTCCTGGAATGGAGTTTAATCATATTATTCCACAAGATGGTGATTTGGAAGGTGAAACAGAAGGAAATGAAGAACATTCTGCTTCTCCAGACCCACATATCTGGTCCGAG ATAATGCGCTTCTTTTCCAACCCTCGCAAGCCCATGATACTGGCTCTTGCTAGACCAGATCCCAAAAAGAACATCACGACTTTAGTCAAAGCATTTGGAGAATGCCGTGCACTAAGAGAGCTTGCTAACCTT ACACTAATTATGGGTAATCGAGATGGAATTGACGAAATGTCAGGCACAAATTCTTCTGTTCTCCTCTCAGTGCTTAAGCTTATTGACAAATATGATCTCTATGGGCAAGTTGCATATCCCAAACACCACAAACAGTCTGATGTTCCTGACATATATCGTCTAGCAGCAAAGACAAAG GGGGTTTTCATTAATCCAGCTTTCATCGAGCCATTTGGGCTTACTCTACTTGAG GCAACAGCTTATGGTTTGCCTATGGTTGCGACAAAAAATGGAGGTCCTGTTGATATACATCGG GTACTTGATAATGGTCTTCTCATTGATCCCCATGATCAGCAGTCCATTGCAGATGCTCTTCTAAAGCTTGTTGCGGATAAGCAGCTTTGGGCAAGATGTCGACAGAATGGGTTAAAGAATATTCACCTATTTTCATGGCCAGAGCATTGCAAGACTTACCTATCTCGAATAGCCAGTTGCAAACCAAGGCATCCACAGTGGCAGAGAAATGATGATGGAGATGAATCAGAAAATGAGTCTCCAGGAGATTCCTTGAGAGATATACAGGATATATCTTTGAACCTAAGATTTTCATTGGATGGAGAAAAGAGTGGAGCTAGTGGAAATGATAATTCCTTAGATTCCGAAGGTAATGCTGTTGATAGAAAGAGTAAATTAGAGAATGCTGTTTTGAATTGGTCAAAGGGCATTTCAAAGGATGCACGAAGGGCTGGGTCCACAGAGAAAGCAGATCACGCTGGTAAATTTCCAGCATTGAGGAGGAGAAAACATCTCTTTGTCATTGCTGTGGATTGTGATACTGATACAGGTCTACTTGAAACCACCAGAAAGATTTTGGAAGTTGCAGAAAAGGAAAGGAGTGAAGGATCTGTGGGGTTCATATTGTCTACATCCTTGACCATATCTGAGATACACTCTTTTCTGGTTTCAGGGGGATTGAGCCCTCATGATTTTGATGCTTTTATTTGCAACAGTGGCAGTGATCTCTACTATTCATCTCTTAATCCAGATGATGGGCCCTTTGTGTCTGACTTTTACTACCACTCACATATTGAATACCGTTGGGGTGGAGAGGGCTTGAGGAAGACTATGGTTCGTTGGGCATCTTCAATTACTGATAAGAAGGCTGAGAATGGGGAACAGCTTGTTACTCCAGCTGAACAACTCTCAACCAACTACTGTTATGCTTTTAAAGTGCAAAAGCCAGGAATG GTACCCCCTGTTAAAGAGCTTAGGAAATTGCTCAGAATTCAGGCTCTGCGTTGCCATGTAGTTTATTGTCAAAATGGAACCAGGCTTAATGTAATTCCAGTGCTGGCATCTCGTTTTCAAGCCCTACG GTATTTGTATATTCGTTGGGGTGTGGAGTTGTCGAAGATGGTTGTTTTTGTTGGAGAATGTGGTGACACAGATTACGAAGGATTGCTTGGTGGACTGCATGCAAGCGTAATATTAAAGGGTGTTTGTAGCAGTGCCACCAATCTACTTCATGCTAACAGAACGTACCCACTTTCGGATGTCTTGCCATCTGAAAGCCCCAACATTGTTCAGACAAATGAAGAGTCTGGTAGTGATGATATCCGGGCTTCCTTGGAGAAATTAGGATT